One stretch of Heliomicrobium undosum DNA includes these proteins:
- the serA gene encoding phosphoglycerate dehydrogenase — MRVLVCDPISQKGIDVLTSAGDVAVDVKLKLTEDQIVEIIAEYDAVVVRSETKITKRIIEAADRLKAIGRAGVGVDNIDVEAATRKGVVVVNAPEGNTIAAAELTVALILAIARNVGSANLSLKGGKWDRSKYTGIELKGKTLGILGLGKIGSEVAKRARAFDMTVIAYDPYASVEKAKSLGVTVTDLETVFRQSDFITVHMPKTKDTYRMISTDQFAIMKDGVRIVNCARGGIIDEQALCEAIQSGKVAAAGLDVFEKEPCTDSPLFALDQVTATPHLGASTKEAQVNVAIDVAYDILRVLRGEAVSAAVNIPAVKQEMMAIFEPYLNLVEKMGGYLGQTIGNRIEKVAITFKGDVAKYDVTPLTTTLLKGLLKHALEESVNYVNAPHVAKARGIQVIEAKTPDVQDYAVQICVVVETDQGKRQVTGTLLRNKPRFVSIDGYDMDMAPEGHMLVVPHTDKPRIIGQLGTIIGEHNVNIAGMHLGRKDFGGNAVAILTIDGPVPAVVLTDLAKIDGVADVKYVNLG, encoded by the coding sequence ATGCGCGTGCTTGTATGTGACCCGATTTCGCAAAAAGGGATTGACGTCCTCACCTCGGCCGGCGATGTCGCCGTCGACGTGAAACTGAAACTGACGGAAGATCAGATCGTGGAGATCATCGCCGAATACGACGCTGTCGTCGTCCGTTCGGAAACGAAAATCACCAAGCGGATTATCGAAGCGGCAGACCGGTTGAAAGCCATCGGCCGGGCCGGCGTCGGCGTCGATAACATCGACGTGGAAGCGGCCACCCGGAAGGGCGTCGTCGTCGTCAACGCCCCCGAAGGCAACACCATCGCCGCCGCCGAACTGACGGTGGCCCTCATCCTCGCCATCGCCCGGAACGTCGGTTCCGCCAACCTGTCCTTGAAGGGCGGCAAATGGGACCGCAGCAAGTATACCGGCATTGAATTAAAAGGCAAAACACTGGGCATCCTGGGACTGGGCAAAATTGGATCGGAAGTGGCCAAGCGCGCCCGCGCCTTCGACATGACCGTCATCGCCTACGACCCCTACGCCTCCGTGGAAAAGGCGAAGAGCCTCGGCGTCACCGTCACCGACCTGGAGACGGTCTTCCGCCAGTCTGACTTCATCACCGTCCACATGCCCAAGACGAAAGACACCTACCGCATGATCAGCACCGACCAGTTCGCCATCATGAAAGACGGCGTCCGCATCGTCAATTGCGCCCGCGGCGGCATCATCGACGAGCAAGCCCTCTGCGAAGCCATCCAGTCGGGCAAGGTGGCCGCCGCCGGCCTCGACGTCTTTGAAAAAGAGCCCTGCACCGACAGCCCCCTCTTTGCCCTCGACCAGGTCACCGCCACGCCCCACCTGGGCGCCTCCACCAAGGAAGCCCAAGTCAACGTGGCCATCGACGTGGCCTACGACATCCTGCGGGTGCTCCGCGGCGAAGCCGTCAGCGCCGCCGTCAACATCCCCGCCGTCAAGCAAGAGATGATGGCCATCTTCGAACCCTACCTCAACCTGGTGGAGAAGATGGGCGGCTACCTCGGCCAGACCATCGGCAACCGCATCGAGAAGGTGGCCATCACCTTCAAGGGCGATGTGGCCAAATACGATGTCACCCCCTTGACGACAACGCTGCTCAAAGGCCTGCTCAAGCACGCCCTTGAAGAGTCCGTCAACTACGTCAACGCCCCCCATGTGGCCAAAGCGCGCGGCATCCAGGTCATCGAAGCGAAGACGCCTGACGTGCAGGACTACGCCGTCCAGATCTGCGTCGTCGTCGAGACCGACCAGGGCAAGCGCCAGGTCACCGGCACGCTGCTCCGCAACAAGCCCCGCTTCGTGAGCATCGACGGATATGACATGGATATGGCTCCCGAAGGCCACATGCTCGTCGTCCCTCATACGGACAAACCGCGGATCATCGGCCAACTGGGCACCATCATCGGCGAACATAACGTCAACATCGCCGGCATGCACCTGGGCCGCAAAGACTTCGGCGGCAACGCCGTCGCCATCCTCACCATCGACGGCCCCGTGCCCGCCGTGGTCCTGACCGACCTGGCCAAGATCGACGGCGTGGCCGACGTGAAATACGTCAACCTCGGCTAA
- the serS gene encoding serine--tRNA ligase: MLDTKFVRANPEVVQEALQKRGANISLDDFLELDRRRRALVVEVENLKAKRNAVSAEIARKKKAKEDAEAMIIEMRQVGDQIKALDDELAQIELDMDNRMLYIPNIPHASVPVGKSEEDNVEVRRWGTPRTFDFPVKAHWDIGEDLNILDFQRGAKISGARFTVYKGLGARLERAVINLMMDTHAQRGYTEVLPPYLVNRQSMIGTGQLPKFAEDMFAVAGTDYFLIPTAEVPVTNLYTNEIMDADKLPIHHCAYSACFRAEAGAAGRDTRGLIRQHQFNKVELVKFARPENSYEELEKLTNDAEHILQRLGLPYRVITLCTGDMGFSSAKTYDIEVWLPSFGTYREISSCSNFEDFQARRANIRFRPSPKAKPEFVHTLNGSGLAVGRTVAAILENCQQPDGSVVIPEALRPYMGVDVIGG; encoded by the coding sequence TTGCTGGACACCAAGTTTGTACGCGCCAATCCCGAGGTGGTGCAGGAAGCCCTGCAAAAACGGGGCGCCAACATCTCCTTAGACGACTTCCTCGAACTGGACCGCCGCCGCCGCGCCCTGGTGGTGGAGGTGGAAAACCTCAAAGCCAAGCGCAACGCCGTCTCCGCCGAGATCGCCCGCAAGAAAAAGGCCAAGGAAGACGCCGAGGCCATGATCATCGAGATGCGCCAGGTGGGCGATCAGATCAAGGCCCTTGACGACGAACTGGCCCAGATCGAACTGGACATGGACAACCGGATGCTCTATATCCCCAACATCCCCCACGCCTCTGTGCCCGTCGGCAAATCGGAGGAGGACAACGTGGAGGTTCGCCGCTGGGGAACGCCACGGACCTTCGACTTCCCTGTCAAAGCCCACTGGGACATCGGCGAAGACCTGAACATCCTCGACTTCCAGCGCGGCGCCAAGATCTCCGGCGCCCGCTTCACCGTCTACAAAGGCCTCGGCGCCCGGCTGGAGCGGGCCGTCATCAACCTGATGATGGACACCCACGCCCAGCGGGGCTACACGGAAGTCCTGCCGCCCTATCTCGTCAACCGGCAGTCCATGATCGGCACGGGCCAACTGCCCAAGTTCGCCGAAGACATGTTCGCCGTCGCCGGGACGGACTACTTTCTCATCCCCACGGCTGAGGTGCCCGTGACCAATCTCTACACCAATGAGATTATGGACGCGGACAAGCTGCCCATCCACCACTGCGCCTACTCGGCCTGCTTCCGGGCCGAAGCCGGCGCCGCCGGGCGGGACACGCGCGGCCTCATTCGCCAGCACCAGTTCAACAAGGTGGAACTCGTCAAGTTCGCCCGGCCCGAAAACTCCTACGAGGAGTTGGAGAAGCTGACGAACGACGCCGAGCACATCCTGCAACGGCTGGGCCTGCCCTACCGGGTGATCACCCTCTGCACCGGCGACATGGGCTTCTCGTCAGCCAAGACCTATGACATCGAGGTCTGGCTGCCGAGCTTCGGAACCTACCGGGAGATCTCCTCCTGCTCGAACTTCGAGGACTTCCAGGCGCGGCGGGCCAACATCCGCTTCCGGCCGAGCCCGAAGGCCAAGCCCGAGTTCGTCCACACCTTGAACGGCTCCGGCCTCGCCGTCGGGCGCACCGTCGCCGCCATCTTGGAGAACTGCCAGCAGCCGGACGGGAGCGTCGTTATCCCCGAGGCGCTGCGCCCCTACATGGGCGTCGACGTCATCGGCGGCTGA
- a CDS encoding diguanylate cyclase — protein MHTLASLASRELATLQGEALLVDAVTLMSDKNISSVLVTRGSAVVGIITERDLVRLVATGIDPLKTAVETVMTGQLVHLPETVLIDEALYVMEKEKVRHLVVTGVDGRDAASEPGAELYRKHQLRADDQGILSAKGIITYTDVVRKLEEEFFKKPLSVSDCMSTTLHRTDAGTDIKAAFAIMNAQRLSSLLIDKQGKTVGILTERDVVRFMRSGRSLDSSITEVMSPSPMTVSQDVSLFEAARIMEQHRIRRLLVRDPEGRICGMVSHSDIVRAVRKNYRNVLQGEAARSRKALSLIGEGVAELDGKTFRVLWINPAGAEMLGLKNCSEALGWEFTGFLDAKTADLIHRDFIQRTSRDALLCTTALPRPGERHLWLSYEMTTDFRGEPCIRAVFRDVTYLAAAQETLQEEKARLQMSFQASREGILVLTEEGRLIDMNRRARELLRLPDRSDVTLTVQEWSREVRVFEESGHPIRLSEDLIRGFVETGQALYDQLLRLFFNSDGKSLWLMVSASPIPTRRCMVVTLYDVTASKQKELEIQRSEKKYRTLIHNLTEAVLLLSPAGNVIDLNPAAREILQVTDDQPLPHPLTDFYCTFVDREGRPIPTEEIARWEGSRRKAPFKDREIGILTGDQVYWGVLTQTPTFGDDGAVESMIVTFNDLTEYMESKRQEELLLTCSIDFARATTEEEVYAILAHYLRRLGRANGKIDAILLRNVTTPAQHPALIQWADAGFLFTGEFHPERCKAYASGVDLVVKDARIEYGCPCHEVNADQGSYFCTNLSVGGQVVGVLHLYSGAAGFFDDQTARVVRSLLALAAPTISNMRLIDHNRRLSLIDPLTGLHNRRYLEQTLENLVVQSRETERRFCLIMADIDQFKKFNDTFGHDAGDKALRMVAANVRNCLREEDIAVRFGGEEITIILMGVAKELAVTIADRIRKRIEQTPIEIGDDQLQYVTLSMGVSAFPEDGKTLEKLIQRADVALYEAKRLGKNRVAAFEKAQ, from the coding sequence TTGCATACGCTGGCGTCCCTCGCGAGCAGGGAATTGGCTACGTTGCAGGGGGAAGCGCTGCTGGTCGACGCCGTCACGCTGATGAGCGACAAGAACATCAGCAGTGTGCTGGTGACGCGCGGTTCCGCCGTCGTCGGAATCATCACTGAACGGGATCTGGTGCGGCTGGTCGCCACCGGCATCGATCCGCTGAAAACGGCGGTCGAGACGGTGATGACCGGTCAACTTGTTCATTTGCCCGAAACAGTGCTGATCGATGAAGCCCTGTATGTCATGGAAAAAGAAAAAGTCCGTCACCTGGTCGTCACCGGCGTCGATGGCCGCGACGCCGCCAGCGAACCGGGGGCCGAACTCTACCGCAAGCACCAACTCCGCGCCGACGACCAGGGGATCCTCTCGGCCAAGGGCATCATCACCTATACCGATGTGGTCCGCAAGTTGGAAGAGGAGTTTTTCAAAAAGCCGCTGAGCGTCTCCGACTGCATGTCCACGACGCTGCACCGCACCGACGCCGGTACGGACATCAAAGCCGCCTTCGCCATCATGAACGCCCAGCGCCTCAGTTCCCTGCTTATCGACAAGCAAGGCAAAACCGTCGGCATCCTGACCGAACGGGACGTGGTGCGCTTCATGCGCAGCGGTCGCAGCCTGGACAGCAGCATCACCGAGGTCATGAGCCCCTCGCCGATGACCGTCTCCCAGGACGTGTCCCTCTTCGAGGCGGCCCGCATCATGGAACAGCACCGCATCCGCCGGCTGCTGGTGCGCGACCCCGAGGGGCGCATCTGCGGCATGGTCAGCCACTCCGACATCGTCCGGGCGGTGCGCAAGAACTACCGCAACGTCTTGCAGGGGGAGGCGGCGCGCAGCCGCAAAGCCCTCAGCCTGATCGGCGAAGGTGTGGCCGAACTGGACGGCAAAACCTTCCGCGTCCTCTGGATCAACCCGGCCGGCGCCGAGATGCTGGGTTTAAAAAACTGTTCCGAAGCCCTCGGCTGGGAGTTTACCGGTTTTTTGGACGCCAAAACGGCGGACCTGATCCACCGCGATTTCATCCAGCGCACCTCCCGCGACGCCCTCCTTTGCACGACGGCGTTGCCACGACCGGGCGAGCGCCACCTCTGGCTCTCCTATGAGATGACCACTGACTTTCGGGGCGAGCCCTGCATCCGCGCCGTCTTCCGGGATGTTACCTACCTGGCCGCCGCCCAGGAGACCTTGCAGGAGGAAAAGGCGCGCTTGCAGATGAGCTTTCAGGCTTCCCGGGAGGGGATCCTCGTCCTTACCGAAGAGGGGCGCCTGATTGACATGAACCGGCGCGCCCGGGAACTGCTTCGCCTGCCGGATCGCTCCGACGTGACGTTGACGGTCCAGGAGTGGAGCAGAGAGGTCCGTGTGTTCGAGGAGTCGGGACACCCGATCCGCCTGAGCGAAGACCTGATCCGGGGCTTTGTGGAGACGGGACAAGCCCTCTACGACCAACTGCTGCGCCTTTTCTTCAACAGTGACGGCAAAAGCCTCTGGCTGATGGTCTCTGCGTCGCCGATCCCGACGCGGCGCTGCATGGTCGTCACCCTCTACGACGTGACGGCCAGCAAGCAGAAGGAACTGGAGATCCAGCGCTCCGAAAAGAAATACCGGACACTCATCCACAACCTGACCGAAGCGGTCCTCCTCCTATCTCCCGCCGGCAATGTGATCGACCTCAACCCGGCGGCGAGGGAGATCTTGCAGGTGACCGATGACCAGCCCCTGCCCCATCCCCTAACGGATTTTTACTGCACCTTTGTCGACCGGGAGGGGCGGCCGATCCCGACGGAGGAGATCGCTCGCTGGGAGGGTTCGCGGCGCAAGGCGCCATTTAAAGACCGGGAGATCGGCATCCTTACGGGCGATCAGGTCTACTGGGGCGTCCTCACCCAGACGCCAACCTTCGGCGACGACGGCGCCGTCGAATCGATGATCGTCACCTTCAACGACCTGACCGAGTATATGGAAAGCAAACGCCAGGAGGAACTGCTCCTGACCTGCTCCATCGACTTCGCCCGGGCGACGACGGAGGAAGAGGTCTACGCCATCCTGGCCCACTACCTGCGCCGCCTCGGACGCGCCAACGGCAAGATCGACGCCATCCTGCTGCGGAACGTGACGACCCCCGCCCAGCATCCGGCCCTGATCCAGTGGGCCGACGCCGGATTTCTCTTCACCGGCGAGTTTCACCCCGAGCGCTGCAAAGCCTACGCCTCCGGCGTCGACCTGGTGGTGAAGGACGCCCGGATCGAGTACGGCTGCCCCTGTCATGAGGTCAACGCCGACCAGGGGAGCTACTTCTGCACCAACCTCAGCGTCGGCGGCCAGGTCGTGGGCGTGCTCCACCTCTACAGCGGCGCCGCCGGCTTTTTCGACGACCAGACAGCGCGGGTGGTGCGCAGCCTCTTGGCGCTAGCCGCCCCCACGATCAGCAACATGCGGCTCATCGACCACAACCGCCGCCTCTCGCTGATCGACCCCCTGACCGGCCTGCACAACCGGCGCTACCTGGAACAGACCCTGGAAAACCTCGTCGTTCAATCGCGCGAGACGGAACGGCGCTTCTGCCTGATCATGGCCGACATCGACCAGTTCAAGAAGTTCAACGACACCTTCGGCCACGACGCCGGCGACAAGGCTTTGCGGATGGTGGCCGCCAACGTGCGCAATTGCCTGCGCGAAGAGGACATCGCCGTCCGCTTCGGCGGCGAAGAGATCACCATCATCCTGATGGGCGTCGCCAAGGAACTGGCCGTCACCATCGCCGACCGCATCCGCAAACGGATCGAACAGACCCCCATCGAGATCGGCGACGACCAACTCCAGTACGTTACGTTAAGCATGGGCGTCTCCGCCTTCCCGGAAGACGGCAAGACCTTGGAGAAATTGATCCAGCGGGCCGACGTGGCCCTTTATGAAGCGAAGCGGCTCGGGAAAAACCGGGTGGCGGCTTTTGAGAAGGCGCAGTGA
- a CDS encoding RidA family protein: MLTVVPKEEDNLNPSVEERLKAMGLELPEVIPPVAAYVPAVWTGNLVFTAGQLPFVKGVLLYTGKVGADLTAEEAAQAARLCALNCLAAVKSVTGSLDRIVRIVKVTGFVNGAPGFTGQPAVLNGASEFFVQIFGTAGEHARSAVGVAELPLNAPVEVEIIVEVEA; encoded by the coding sequence ATGCTGACGGTCGTTCCGAAGGAGGAAGACAATCTCAACCCCTCGGTGGAAGAAAGGCTCAAAGCGATGGGCCTCGAACTCCCGGAGGTCATCCCGCCGGTGGCGGCCTATGTGCCTGCTGTCTGGACGGGAAACCTCGTCTTTACAGCCGGCCAACTGCCCTTCGTCAAAGGCGTCCTGCTTTACACCGGCAAGGTCGGTGCTGACCTGACAGCGGAAGAAGCCGCCCAGGCCGCCCGCCTTTGCGCCCTAAACTGCCTGGCCGCCGTCAAATCGGTCACCGGCAGCCTCGACCGGATTGTCCGCATCGTCAAAGTCACCGGCTTCGTCAACGGCGCCCCCGGCTTCACCGGCCAGCCTGCCGTTCTCAACGGCGCCTCGGAGTTCTTCGTCCAGATCTTTGGCACCGCCGGCGAACATGCCCGTTCGGCTGTCGGCGTGGCGGAACTGCCGCTCAATGCGCCGGTTGAGGTGGAGATTATTGTTGAGGTGGAGGCGTAA
- a CDS encoding PAS domain S-box protein codes for MHTIDPTNTYQPDSRQRWLLDNAPVMMWLTDSTGGGTFFNRSWLAFRGRTMEQEWGDGWHDGVHPDDLQHRLHTYRTGFSQRKRFRIEYRLRRQDGQYCRVLDAGAPHYSPEGEFAGFIGTCTEICPCPLTEDTPQTEERLFSKGPVVIFKWSACSGWPIEYVSPNVTQFGYDPLVLMNGRKSFCDLIHPDDLDPVKKVLEDNIAAGINAFEQTARIFSSDGSVRWATGHIVVQQNSEGDVTHFDGYILDITAQKEVEKKLRIREGYWNTITDNMLDMISLTDNQFRTQYASPAYERVLGLRPGELVGTLCYERIHPDDLPEVLKRLQTAVDNRSSETAEFRYQHRDGHYVWFEAVGKMILDEAGNITGAVFAKRDITERKRTQEHLDRQAWELAEAVQKANAATKAKSEFLATMSHEIRTPMNGIIGMTELLLNTRLEPEQKEMADSVMTSANLLLSLINDILDFSKIEAGKTILETLDFDLHGAVQETAHMLSPIGREKGLALSVNIAPDVATWVKGDPVRLKQILFNLIGNAVKFTDKGRIDVALTVSESAEWTQTIRFTVTDTGIGIPEAKQPELFEPFCQAESSTTRRYGGSGLGLSICRKLVDLMKGKIGFESREGVGSSFWFTIPFARSNPNQGFDLIERPHPSLLNNRV; via the coding sequence ATGCATACGATAGATCCCACAAATACATATCAGCCAGACAGCCGACAACGCTGGCTCCTTGACAACGCGCCGGTCATGATGTGGCTGACCGACAGCACCGGAGGCGGCACTTTTTTTAACCGCAGTTGGCTGGCTTTTCGCGGCAGGACGATGGAACAGGAATGGGGCGACGGATGGCATGACGGCGTTCACCCCGATGATCTCCAGCACCGCCTGCATACATACCGCACCGGTTTCTCTCAAAGAAAGCGCTTTCGCATCGAATATCGCCTGCGCCGGCAGGACGGCCAGTACTGCCGTGTCCTCGACGCCGGCGCGCCGCACTATTCGCCAGAGGGAGAATTTGCCGGATTTATCGGCACATGCACCGAGATCTGTCCCTGTCCGTTGACCGAAGACACGCCGCAGACCGAAGAGCGCCTTTTTTCGAAGGGTCCTGTTGTCATCTTCAAATGGTCGGCCTGCTCCGGTTGGCCCATCGAATACGTCTCGCCGAACGTGACCCAGTTCGGCTATGATCCTCTGGTCCTGATGAACGGGCGAAAGAGTTTTTGCGACCTCATTCATCCCGATGATCTGGATCCGGTCAAAAAGGTCCTGGAAGACAACATCGCCGCCGGGATCAACGCCTTTGAGCAGACAGCCCGGATTTTTAGCAGCGACGGGTCTGTGCGCTGGGCCACCGGTCATATCGTCGTCCAACAAAACAGCGAAGGCGACGTCACTCATTTCGACGGGTATATCTTGGACATCACCGCACAAAAAGAAGTGGAAAAAAAGCTGCGTATCCGCGAAGGGTACTGGAACACCATCACCGACAACATGCTTGATATGATCTCCCTCACGGACAACCAATTTCGGACCCAATACGCCAGTCCGGCCTATGAACGGGTGCTCGGCTTACGGCCCGGAGAGCTAGTCGGAACATTGTGTTACGAGCGCATCCACCCCGATGACCTGCCGGAGGTGCTGAAACGGTTGCAGACCGCTGTCGACAACCGTTCCAGCGAGACGGCGGAGTTTCGCTATCAACACCGGGACGGCCATTATGTCTGGTTCGAAGCCGTGGGCAAAATGATCCTGGACGAAGCGGGAAACATCACTGGCGCTGTCTTCGCCAAAAGGGACATCACGGAGAGAAAGCGGACCCAGGAACATCTGGACAGGCAGGCCTGGGAACTTGCCGAAGCGGTGCAAAAGGCAAACGCGGCCACGAAAGCCAAATCGGAGTTTCTCGCGACGATGAGCCACGAGATCCGCACACCCATGAACGGCATCATCGGCATGACGGAACTGCTGCTGAACACCCGCCTAGAGCCGGAACAAAAAGAAATGGCCGATTCGGTGATGACATCGGCCAATCTGCTGCTCTCTCTGATCAACGATATCCTCGACTTTTCCAAAATTGAGGCCGGCAAGACCATCTTGGAAACACTCGACTTCGACTTGCACGGAGCCGTCCAGGAAACGGCCCATATGCTGTCTCCCATAGGGCGGGAAAAAGGCCTCGCCCTCAGTGTAAATATCGCCCCCGATGTGGCGACGTGGGTGAAGGGCGATCCGGTTCGACTGAAACAGATCCTCTTCAACCTGATCGGCAACGCCGTCAAATTCACCGACAAGGGCCGCATCGATGTGGCCTTAACGGTTTCGGAGAGCGCCGAGTGGACGCAAACCATACGTTTCACTGTCACTGATACGGGCATCGGCATTCCCGAAGCCAAACAACCGGAATTGTTTGAGCCCTTCTGCCAAGCGGAATCGTCGACCACACGAAGGTATGGCGGATCGGGGCTGGGTCTTTCCATCTGTCGAAAACTGGTAGATTTGATGAAGGGGAAGATCGGCTTTGAAAGCCGTGAGGGGGTCGGTTCGTCCTTCTGGTTTACCATTCCCTTCGCGCGGTCGAATCCGAATCAGGGTTTTGATCTGATTGAGCGGCCTCACCCAAGCCTCTTGAATAATCGAGTTTGA
- a CDS encoding sensor histidine kinase, which produces MKDVVTFFLYGIFEPGVVLFLGLSLLGLQAPYRRIALYSVITGAVLWVGIHYVIFPSFSTKLLLTLVVSFVITFLIIGIPLPQTLGVTLFSQAFLIGLRFLMSPLIVQIAQGIQGKYRQEFIHIGGGWLVATVLLAIAFGFRFLHWKKQRQIEDADRVVNPEHHIEFLLQSITGLVGLITVFQFVVLIYNPQMSIFILGTTIPAKVLNPFVGLFALTFLAGALFIRQEIQHYYRMAVRGAELQYQLQSAKEITRRYRIDQHEYLNQMQVISGFIQLGKPECALEYIQGYNEKQRQEYRLAEIAKPEVAAILLSKMASARDEGIDMGVAVHNNLEQLPLRVDENVTLIGNLLQNAIEATKKLEAEERYVHVTLDSDEESHLIIVRNSGPTIPPELLNHIFEFGVSSKNSDNNGIGLAPVHSIIHKHQGRIDIASEAQSTTFTLRIPFAQKK; this is translated from the coding sequence ATGAAAGATGTTGTCACCTTTTTCTTGTACGGTATTTTTGAGCCAGGCGTCGTGTTGTTTTTGGGGTTAAGCCTGCTTGGACTGCAAGCGCCCTACCGGCGAATCGCCCTCTATTCTGTTATCACAGGCGCGGTCCTCTGGGTAGGGATACACTACGTCATATTCCCCAGCTTCAGCACGAAACTCTTGCTGACGCTGGTTGTCTCTTTCGTAATCACTTTTCTCATCATCGGCATTCCGCTCCCTCAGACATTGGGGGTCACCCTATTTTCCCAAGCTTTTCTCATCGGCCTTCGATTCCTCATGAGTCCGCTGATCGTCCAAATCGCCCAGGGCATCCAGGGGAAGTACCGCCAGGAATTCATCCATATCGGGGGCGGTTGGCTCGTCGCGACGGTGTTATTGGCGATCGCCTTCGGATTTCGTTTTTTACACTGGAAAAAACAGCGGCAAATTGAAGACGCCGACAGGGTCGTCAACCCGGAACACCACATCGAATTTTTGCTGCAGTCGATCACGGGACTTGTCGGCTTGATCACGGTCTTTCAGTTCGTCGTGCTGATTTATAATCCCCAGATGTCGATTTTTATATTGGGGACGACCATCCCGGCCAAAGTGCTGAACCCCTTTGTCGGGCTTTTTGCGCTGACCTTTCTCGCCGGCGCTCTCTTCATCAGACAAGAAATTCAGCATTACTATCGGATGGCGGTTCGCGGCGCGGAACTGCAGTATCAACTGCAAAGCGCCAAAGAAATTACCCGCCGGTATCGCATCGACCAGCACGAATACCTGAATCAGATGCAGGTGATTTCCGGCTTCATCCAGTTGGGCAAACCGGAATGCGCCCTGGAGTACATCCAGGGTTACAACGAAAAGCAGCGCCAAGAATACCGGCTCGCGGAGATTGCCAAGCCGGAAGTCGCCGCCATCTTGCTCAGCAAGATGGCCAGCGCCCGCGATGAAGGGATTGACATGGGCGTCGCTGTCCATAACAACCTCGAACAACTGCCGCTCCGTGTCGACGAGAACGTGACGCTTATCGGAAATCTGCTGCAAAACGCTATTGAGGCGACCAAAAAACTAGAAGCCGAGGAACGGTATGTCCATGTCACACTCGACAGCGACGAGGAAAGCCATCTGATCATTGTACGAAACAGCGGCCCGACGATCCCACCGGAACTGCTGAACCACATCTTTGAATTCGGCGTGAGCAGCAAGAACAGCGACAACAACGGCATCGGCCTTGCCCCGGTCCATTCCATTATCCATAAGCATCAAGGCCGGATCGACATTGCCAGTGAAGCGCAGTCAACCACATTTACGTTGAGAATTCCTTTTGCGCAAAAAAAGTGA
- a CDS encoding NAD(P)/FAD-dependent oxidoreductase has protein sequence MKVAIMGAGLSGLSCAIVLERYGIEPAIFEDRGQVGDRFVTGEIDMEILHRPVMDTLRFFSKEHGIYLQPVANLAKLVVFSENQRCDFNGHIGFSCTRGRHPQSWDAQLARQVRAPIQFNSKRAYQDLLQEFTHVVLATGDSEYAVKLKNFRIDFRVTMKGATIRGRFDPQIVCAWLDNRIAPKGYAYLIPYSDEEACCAIAYPEPPVNPPANLPGNPPPTPQAYAPTGLTDKSPQPTDVFWSRFLTRYAHDIGQPHDIHRVWNISGYPVGRCHYPRIGNTYFVGNCFGAVMPFLGFGQYYAILTGVHAAYDLLGMGDYAEKAAQYLKCYEESLVIRRAMEHVSNRGFDRLLRFLDGSVGDWLFDTPRDVLGTAARVMRPFISLP, from the coding sequence ATGAAGGTTGCCATCATGGGGGCCGGCCTGTCGGGGTTGAGTTGCGCCATTGTGCTGGAGCGATACGGGATCGAGCCGGCCATTTTCGAGGATCGCGGCCAGGTGGGTGATCGCTTTGTCACCGGTGAAATTGACATGGAGATCCTCCATCGCCCTGTCATGGACACGTTGCGCTTTTTTTCGAAAGAGCATGGCATTTACCTGCAGCCGGTGGCCAATCTGGCCAAACTGGTCGTCTTTTCAGAGAATCAACGCTGTGATTTTAACGGCCACATCGGCTTCTCCTGCACCCGAGGCCGCCATCCCCAGTCCTGGGACGCTCAACTCGCCCGCCAAGTCCGCGCCCCCATTCAATTCAACTCGAAACGCGCCTACCAGGACCTGCTGCAAGAGTTCACCCATGTTGTTCTGGCTACCGGCGACAGCGAATATGCAGTGAAGCTGAAGAATTTCCGAATCGATTTTCGGGTCACCATGAAAGGCGCCACCATCCGGGGCCGGTTTGACCCGCAGATCGTCTGTGCCTGGCTCGACAACCGGATCGCCCCGAAGGGATACGCCTACCTCATCCCCTATTCGGACGAGGAAGCCTGTTGCGCCATTGCCTATCCCGAGCCGCCAGTAAACCCCCCGGCAAATCTTCCGGGAAACCCGCCCCCTACCCCGCAAGCATATGCCCCCACTGGCCTGACCGATAAATCGCCCCAGCCGACAGATGTTTTCTGGAGCCGCTTCCTGACCCGCTATGCCCACGACATCGGCCAGCCCCATGACATTCACCGCGTCTGGAACATCTCCGGCTACCCCGTCGGGCGCTGTCACTATCCCCGCATCGGCAACACCTATTTTGTGGGCAACTGCTTCGGCGCCGTCATGCCCTTCCTCGGCTTCGGCCAATACTACGCCATTTTGACAGGCGTCCACGCGGCCTATGACCTCCTGGGGATGGGAGACTACGCAGAAAAAGCAGCCCAGTATCTGAAATGTTACGAGGAATCCCTCGTCATCCGCCGGGCCATGGAGCACGTTTCCAACCGGGGGTTTGATCGGCTGCTCCGGTTTCTGGATGGCTCTGTTGGGGACTGGCTCTTTGACACCCCAAGGGATGTGTTAGGCACAGCAGCGCGGGTGATGCGGCCCTTTATCTCTTTGCCATAG